From Planococcus halocryophilus, the proteins below share one genomic window:
- a CDS encoding DMT family transporter, which produces MENKSAWLLIAIGASLWGVIGVFVTYLYEVGFTPLEVVAVRVLTASIFMVPYVLMKNRQLFKIKVKDSRYFIGTGIISIVLFNWCLFSSMRESSISIAFILLYTAPAFVTILSRIFFKEALTARKLTALLVTLIGCSLVIGIFSSSTASISLYGLILGLGSGFFYALYSIFGKAALSKYDSLTVTVYTFLFATVAIVPFSGLGSKLSTLTDLKVLGLVIGLGFLSTMLPFIFYTKGLQYVESSRASIIATIEPVVASVVGFFIFNETLSTWQYLGMIMVISSVIIVQESKKQKANRSQQFDQAGA; this is translated from the coding sequence ATGGAAAATAAATCAGCGTGGCTACTTATTGCAATCGGCGCTTCACTATGGGGTGTTATCGGAGTTTTTGTCACCTACCTTTATGAAGTAGGGTTTACGCCACTTGAAGTTGTCGCTGTGCGTGTGTTAACAGCTTCCATCTTTATGGTTCCTTATGTTTTGATGAAAAATCGGCAGTTGTTCAAAATAAAGGTGAAGGATTCTAGGTATTTCATAGGTACAGGTATTATTAGTATTGTTCTCTTTAACTGGTGTTTGTTTAGTTCGATGAGAGAGTCTTCTATTTCGATTGCTTTTATTTTGCTGTATACAGCACCTGCGTTTGTGACGATTTTATCGCGAATCTTTTTTAAAGAAGCATTAACCGCTCGCAAACTCACAGCCCTCCTCGTTACGTTAATAGGGTGCTCGCTTGTTATTGGAATCTTTTCTAGTTCTACCGCATCAATTTCACTTTATGGATTAATCCTTGGACTCGGATCAGGATTTTTCTATGCTCTCTACAGCATATTTGGAAAAGCAGCCCTATCAAAATATGACTCGTTAACCGTTACGGTATACACGTTTCTTTTCGCGACCGTGGCCATTGTCCCTTTTAGTGGATTAGGTTCGAAACTTTCTACATTGACGGACTTAAAAGTACTTGGACTGGTAATTGGACTTGGCTTTCTTTCAACAATGTTGCCATTTATTTTCTACACAAAAGGTCTTCAATATGTCGAGTCAAGCCGCGCCTCCATTATCGCAACAATTGAACCTGTCGTTGCTTCGGTTGTAGGGTTCTTTATTTTTAATGAAACGCTATCAACGTGGCAATACCTCGGCATGATCATGGTGATTAGCTCGGTCATTATTGTACAGGAATCCAAGAAACAAAAAGCCAATCGCTCCCAGCAATTTGACCAAGCGGGAGCGTAA